A window of Mangifera indica cultivar Alphonso chromosome 13, CATAS_Mindica_2.1, whole genome shotgun sequence contains these coding sequences:
- the LOC123194711 gene encoding uncharacterized protein LOC123194711 isoform X1 produces MNLSAIDLRLNSFHATASTSAATSTSLFNKTSIHFIQFRVFRKRRRFKFNVRSSINYPFENLFHSLPNPFASTSSLDLLAPALGLFSGLAIYASQSISDKPPPLSCIGNWVLFTSPTPFNRFVILRCPSISLEGSDFLESVNEKLVKEDRHFVRLNNGRIQVRGGDDERASELEAKLKYQRVCVNTEDGGVISLDWPANLDLLEEHGLDTTLLLVPGTAQGSMEKGIRSFVCEALENGFFPVVMNPRGCGGSPLTTARLFTAADSDDICTAIQFINNARPWTTLMGVGWGYGANMLTKYLAEVREGTPLTAVTCIDNPFDLEEATRSSPHHIALDQKLTNGLIDILRSNKELFQGRAKGFDMEKALLAKSVRDFEEAISMVSYGFKAIEDFYAKSSTQSVVGNLKIPVLFIQNDNGTLPPFSIPRSLIAENPYTSLLFCSCPPSTIIASGRAAEYWCQHLTIEWLIAVELGLLKGHHPLLKDVDVTINPSEGLALVEARATNKDVKVNKLLDYSRTNGLNIYSVNDINEVPEKSNDNDCIHQSSRRESQIELGKEELQEMDNGALQQTGPVDAELVKEEEANPIDSERSQVLQSTQVVINMLDVTMPGTLTEEEKKKVLTAVGKGETLMKALQDAMPEDVRGNLLAAVSGFLHAEGTNLKLDGLLGIGKIPRVTSEFKSKIQEVRGISSAEGLYKDPHRADQVKRVDNLAEGSDNVQPDMAKSDGGLPLEKLQKSDDVGQSQSMNGLPVDISSSVRKNTSEFGNNHENDGIIKEKVVPYPNIGENESETSANSSNTSQPEKTVGSEEYEDKVEQDDRVSLVETKCEDSTQKIVEKALDPNSDHNKTTSANVTEEAVSPLGSSSEAQSMEKEGNDNQKRENKILQPATDLNPATFSVSQALDALTGMDDSTQMAVNNVFGVIENMITQLEEKNDDENDIKEKTEVKDEKIDNSSEKQRIGSHERSKSKGTGNDKGLQSPASSDPSAHDSHESGMDIQHEARTERLESEHNQNPILCDSSGPNNSHRKKITKSLDVEKKRELVGSKLLSDHSDELNENNFPLYNPLNLYGDSIQNEYLSRYPMSKLPNAKSLDLDTTTALLLDYFPEEGQWKLLEQAGNFGDSIGDFRTCVDGNIEVHTHSFEEVDDADKFIEPAYLILDTDKQQEPMRGNKMKDHMNENVESTGVALTELMRLVKNIMFNSLKVEVERKLSPFDRKEMESKVATDIKYVANAVSLAVGSDSKHIWYLDDKHYTIDDTSKKFGTLQGENIIRAITSAVQSTSYLRKVLPVGVIVGSSLAALRKYFNVSTENDNSQKEPKIYYLNRKSGGRKEDKARVTEICQMPFDKNTISNGSVNREVIRNELKNLNNGGVMVGAVTAALGASALLLKQSDLHEDKGISENMSKPLNEKEIHQKEPAKLEGAMTEKNRNSIVTSLAEKAMSVAGPVVPTNEDGEVDQERLVTMLADLGQRGGMLKLVGKIALLWAGLRGAMSLTDRLILFLRIADRPLFQRILGFVGMVFVLWSPVVVPLLPTLVQSWTTNNPSRIAELACIIGLYTAVMILVVLWGRRIRGYENPLERYGLDMTSLSKVQNFLKGIIAGLILVLLLQSVKALLGCASFSWPSSIPSPLNGATWLRVCGKSFMLACRGIITATAIVLVEELLFRSWLPEEIAADLGYHRGIIISGLAFSLFQRSPEAIPGLWLFSLALAGVHQRSQGSLSVPIGLRAGIMASSFILQNGGLLTYNSDFPVWVTGTHPFQPFSGVFGLAFSLLLAVILYPRQPLVREETERTTGE; encoded by the exons ATGAACCTCTCTGCAATTGATCTCCGCCTCAATTCTTTTCACGCCACCGCCTCCACCTCCGCTGCTACTTCCACTAGTCTCTTCAATAAAACTTCCATCCACTTCATCCAATTTCGCGTCTTTCGAAAGCGCCGCcgttttaaatttaatgttagaAGTAGCATCAATTATCCTTTCGAAAACCTCTTTCATAGCTTGCCCAACCCCTTCGCCTCAACTAGCTCCCTCGATTTGTTGGCTCCAGCTTTAGGCCTTTTCTCTGGACTGGCTATTTATGCCTCTCAGTCTATTTCTGATAAACCGCCCCCTCTATCATGTATTGGAAATTGGGTTTTGTTCACCAGTCCGACGCCTTTTAATCGTTTTGTCATTCTTCGGTGCCCATCCATATCTTTAGAAGGCAGTGATTTCTTAGAGAGTGTAAACGAGAAGCTCGTGAAGGAAGATAGACATTTTGTGAGATTAAATAACGGGAGGATCCAGGTGAGAGGTGGAGACGATGAGAGGGCGAGTGAATTGGAGGCGAAATTGAAGTACCAAAGAGTGTGTGTAAATACGGAGGATGGTGGTGTCATTTCGTTAGATTGGCCAGCGAATTTGGACCTGCTGGAGGAGCATGGATTGGACACCACTTTGTTGTTGGTGCCGGGAACCGCGCAGGGCAGCATGGAGAAGGGTATTCGGTCGTTTGTTTGTGAAGCGCTGGAGAACGGGTTCTTTCCGGTGGTTATGAATCCAAGAGGCTGCGGTGGTTCGCCTCTTACCACAGCTCG GTTATTTACAGCCGCTGACAGTGATGATATCTGCACTGCCATACAGTTCATCAACAATGCTAGGCCATGGACAACTTTGATGGGTGTTGGCTGGGGATACGGTGCAAACATGTTGACAAAATACTTGGCAGAAGTCAGAGAAGGAACACCTCTTACAGCTGTCACGTGCATCGACAATCCTTTTGACTTGGAGGAGGCCACAAGGTCCTCTCCTCATCACATTGCTTTGGATCAAAAGCTCACTAATGGATTGATAGATATCCTGCGATCTAACAAG GAATTATTTCAAGGCCGAGCAAAAGGCTTTGATATGGAAAAGGCTCTATTGGCAAAATCCGTTCGTGATTTTGAAGAAGCAATATCTATGGTATCTTATGGTTTTAAGGCTATTGAAGACTTCTATGCAAAATCTAGCACTCAAAGTGTGGTTGGAAATCTGAAGATTCCTGTTCTTTTTATACAG AACGATAATGGAACACTGCCACCTTTTTCTATCCCACGCAGTTTGATAGCTGAAAATCCATATACTAGCCTTCTCTTTTGTTCCTGTCCTCCATCTACTATTATTGCAAGTGGTAGAGCTGCTGAATATTGGTGCCAGCATCTTACCATTGAG TGGCTTATAGCTGTGGAGCTTGGACTTTTGAAGGGTCATCATCCACTTCTAAAAGATGTAGATGTTACCATCAACCCTTCAGAAGGCTTAGCTCTTGTGGAAGCTAGAGCAACTAATAAGGATGTTAAAGTTAATAAGCTCTTAGATTATAGTCGGACAAACGGTTTGAACATCTATTCTGTCAATGATATAAATGAGGTGCCAGAAAAAAGTAATGATAATGATTGCATCCATCAAAGTTCCAGAAGAGAGTCACAAATAGAGCTTGGCAAAGAGGAATTGCAAGAAATGGACAACGGTGCATTGCAGCAGACTGGTCCAGTTGATGCAGAACTGgtcaaagaggaggaagccaatcCAATAGATAGTGAAAGGAGCCAAGTATTACAGTCTACGCAAGTGGTTATAAATATGCTTGATGTAACTATGCCTGGCACATTGacagaagaagagaagaaaaag GTCTTAACTGCTGTTGGTAAAGGAGAGACACTTATGAAAGCTCTGCAAGATGCCATGCCTGAAGATGTGCGTGGAAATCTTTTGGCTGCAGTATCTGGGTTTTTGCATGCTGAGGGCACAAACTTAAAATTAGATGGACTTCTGGGTATTGGTAAGATACCTAGGGTAACATCAGAGTTTAAGTCAAAGATCCAAGAGGTCAGAGGAATATCAAGTGCTGAAGGGTTGTATAAAGATCCTCACAGAGCAGATCAGGTGAAAAGGGTTGACAATTTGGCAGAGGGCTCTGACAATGTGCAACCCGACATGGCCAAGTCTGATGGTGGATTGCCTTTAGAAAAATTGCAAAAATCTGATGATGTAGGCCAATCTCAGTCAATGAATGGTCTACCAGTTGACATTTCTAGCTCAGTCAGGAAGAACACTAGTGAGTTTGGAAATAATCATGAAAATGATGGGatcattaaagaaaaagttGTTCCATATCCTAACATTGGTGAAAATGAATCAGAAACAAGTGCTAATTCTAGCAATACCAGCCAACCTGAAAAGACTGTAGGTTCCGAGGAATATGAGGACAAAGTGGAACAGGATGATAGAGTATCCCTGGTAGAAACAAAATGTGAGGATAGTACCCAGAAAATTGTAGAAAAAGCTCTCGATCCTAACTCTGATCATAATAAGACAACATCTGCCAATGttacagaggaggcagtttcaCCTCTGGGATCCTCTTCAGAAGCTCAATCAATGGAGAAGGAAGGAAATGATAATcagaagagagaaaataaaattttgcagCCTGCAACTGATCTTAATCCTGCCACCTTCAGTGTTTCTCAAGCACTAGATGCGTTGACAGGAATGGATGATTCCACCCAAATGGCTGTTAATAATGTTTTCGGTGTAATAGAAAATATGATTACTCAGTTggaagagaaaaatgatgatgaaaatgatatCAAGGAGAAAACTGAGGTTAAGGATGAGAAAATTGATAATTCTTCTGAGAAACAAAGAATTGGAAGTCATGAAAGATCAAAATCAAAAGGCACTGGGAACGATAAGGGTTTACAGTCTCCTGCATCATCTGATCCTTCTGCACATGATAGTCATGAGAGTGGTATGGACATTCAGCATGAAGCAAGAACTGAGAGGCTGGAGAGTGAACACAATCAAAATCCCATTTTATGTGATAGCAGTGGTCCTAATAATTCTCACAGAAAAAAGATAACTAAAAGTTTAGATGTGGAGAAAAAGAGGGAATTAGTTGGGAGCAAACTTTTGTCTGACCATTCAGATGAACTAAATGAAAATAACTTCCCATTATACAATCCTCTGAATCTTTATGGGGATTCAATACAAAATGAATACTTAAGCAGGTATCCTATGTCAAAATTGCCAAATGCCAAATCATTGGATCTAGATACAACTACTGCTCTATTGCTTGACTACTTTCCAGAAGAAGGTCAATGGAAGCTCTTGGAGCAAGCTGGAAATTTCGGAGATTCTATTGGTGATTTTAGGACCTGTGTGGATGGCAACATAGAAGTGCACACCCACTCATTTGAAGAGGTAGATGACGCAGATAAATTTATTGAACCAGcatatttaatattagataCAGATAAACAGCAAGAACCCATGAGAGGAAACAAAATGAAGGATCATATGAATGAAAATGTTGAAAGTACTGGGGTTGCATTGACAGAGTTGATGCGTTTggtgaaaaatattatgttCAATTCTTTGAAGGTCGAAGTTGAACGTAAACTAAGTCCATTTGATAGGAAAGAAATGGAATCAAAAGTTGCTACAGATATAAAATATGTGGCTAATGCTGTCTCTTTGGCTGTTGGGAGTGACAGCAAACATATATGGTATTTGGATGATAAACACTACACTATTGACGATACTTCAAAAAAATTTGGCACACTTCAAGGTGAAAATATAATCAGAGCCATTACCTCTGCTGTCCAGAGCACAAGTTATCTGAGAAAAGTACTTCCAGTTGGTGTTATTGTAGGCTCTAGTTTAGCTGCTTTgcgaaaatattttaatgtgtCTACTGAGAATGATAATAGTCAAAAAGAACCAAAGATCTATTATCTAAACAGGAAATCTGGAGGGAGAAAAGAGGACAAGGCCAGGGTAACAGAGATTTGTCAGATGCCTTTTGACAAAAATACTATTTCAAATGGTTCAGTAAATAGAGAAGTGATACggaatgaattgaaaaacttaaacaatgGAGGTGTCATGGTCGGTGCTGTTACTGCTGCCCTGGGAGCATCTGCACTACTTCTAAAGCAATCG GATTTGCACGAAGACAAGGGAATTTCTGAAAATATGTCCAAGCCCTTAAATGAGAAAGAAATTCATCAAAAAGAACCTGCAAAACTTGAGGGGGCAATGACTGAAAAAAACCGGAATAGCATAGTGACAAGCCTCGCTGAGAAAGCCATGTCAGTTGCTGGTCCAGTAGTACCAACAAACGAAGATGGTGAAGTCGATCAAGAAAG ATTGGTCACAATGTTGGCCGATTTAGGACAAAGGGGTGGCATGTTGAAGCTAGTAGGCAAAATTGCTTTGCTTTGGGCTGGTCTACGTGGTGCAATGAGTCTGACTGATAGGCTTATCTTGTTTCTGCGTATAGCTGATCGCCCATTGTTCCAAAG AATTCTTGGGTTTGTTGGCATGGTGTTTGTTCTATGGTCCCCTGTCGTTGTTCCACTGCTGCCAACTCTTGTGCAGAGTTGGACAACAAATAATCCATCCAGAATTGCAGAGCTTGCTTGCATCATTGGTCTTTATACTGCTGTTATGATACTGGTTGTGCTATGGGGCAGAAGAATACGTGGATATGAAAATCCACTAGAGCGATATGGGCTTGATATGACATCGTTATCCAAG GTCCAAAATTTTTTGAAGGGGATTATTGCAGGTCTCATCCTTGTGTTATTACTACAGTCAGTGAAGGCTTTACTTGGTTGTGCGAGTTTCTCTTGGCCATCAAGTATTCCATCACCTTTAAATGGTGCAACATGGCTCAGAGTGTGTGGGAAATCCTTTATGCTGGCATGCCGTGGTATCATAACAGCAACTGCCATTGTGCTAGTTGAAGAATTGCTTTTCAGGTCATGGTTGCCTGAAGAAATTGCCGCAGATCTTGGTTATCATCGTGGAATTATAATCTCGGGACTTGCATTTTCTCTATTTCAGAG GTCTCCAGAGGCAATCCCAGGACTATGGCTATTTTCTTTGGCTCTAGCAGGTGTTCATCAAAGAAGTCAAGGCAGCCTTTCTGTTCCAATTGGTTTGCGTGCTGGGATTATGGCCTCAAGTTTCATTTTACAAAATGGTGGCCTCCTAACTTACAATTCGGATTTCCCTGTTTGGGTAACTGGAACTCACCCATTCCAACCGTTCAGTGGAGTATTTGGTCTTGCATTCTCTTTATTATTGGCAGTTATTCTGTATCCAAGACAGCCTCTGGTAAGGGAAGAAACTGAAAGGACAACTGGGGAGTGA
- the LOC123194711 gene encoding uncharacterized protein LOC123194711 isoform X3: MGVGWGYGANMLTKYLAEVREGTPLTAVTCIDNPFDLEEATRSSPHHIALDQKLTNGLIDILRSNKELFQGRAKGFDMEKALLAKSVRDFEEAISMVSYGFKAIEDFYAKSSTQSVVGNLKIPVLFIQNDNGTLPPFSIPRSLIAENPYTSLLFCSCPPSTIIASGRAAEYWCQHLTIEWLIAVELGLLKGHHPLLKDVDVTINPSEGLALVEARATNKDVKVNKLLDYSRTNGLNIYSVNDINEVPEKSNDNDCIHQSSRRESQIELGKEELQEMDNGALQQTGPVDAELVKEEEANPIDSERSQVLQSTQVVINMLDVTMPGTLTEEEKKKVLTAVGKGETLMKALQDAMPEDVRGNLLAAVSGFLHAEGTNLKLDGLLGIGKIPRVTSEFKSKIQEVRGISSAEGLYKDPHRADQVKRVDNLAEGSDNVQPDMAKSDGGLPLEKLQKSDDVGQSQSMNGLPVDISSSVRKNTSEFGNNHENDGIIKEKVVPYPNIGENESETSANSSNTSQPEKTVGSEEYEDKVEQDDRVSLVETKCEDSTQKIVEKALDPNSDHNKTTSANVTEEAVSPLGSSSEAQSMEKEGNDNQKRENKILQPATDLNPATFSVSQALDALTGMDDSTQMAVNNVFGVIENMITQLEEKNDDENDIKEKTEVKDEKIDNSSEKQRIGSHERSKSKGTGNDKGLQSPASSDPSAHDSHESGMDIQHEARTERLESEHNQNPILCDSSGPNNSHRKKITKSLDVEKKRELVGSKLLSDHSDELNENNFPLYNPLNLYGDSIQNEYLSRYPMSKLPNAKSLDLDTTTALLLDYFPEEGQWKLLEQAGNFGDSIGDFRTCVDGNIEVHTHSFEEVDDADKFIEPAYLILDTDKQQEPMRGNKMKDHMNENVESTGVALTELMRLVKNIMFNSLKVEVERKLSPFDRKEMESKVATDIKYVANAVSLAVGSDSKHIWYLDDKHYTIDDTSKKFGTLQGENIIRAITSAVQSTSYLRKVLPVGVIVGSSLAALRKYFNVSTENDNSQKEPKIYYLNRKSGGRKEDKARVTEICQMPFDKNTISNGSVNREVIRNELKNLNNGGVMVGAVTAALGASALLLKQSDLHEDKGISENMSKPLNEKEIHQKEPAKLEGAMTEKNRNSIVTSLAEKAMSVAGPVVPTNEDGEVDQERLVTMLADLGQRGGMLKLVGKIALLWAGLRGAMSLTDRLILFLRIADRPLFQRILGFVGMVFVLWSPVVVPLLPTLVQSWTTNNPSRIAELACIIGLYTAVMILVVLWGRRIRGYENPLERYGLDMTSLSKVQNFLKGIIAGLILVLLLQSVKALLGCASFSWPSSIPSPLNGATWLRVCGKSFMLACRGIITATAIVLVEELLFRSWLPEEIAADLGYHRGIIISGLAFSLFQRSPEAIPGLWLFSLALAGVHQRSQGSLSVPIGLRAGIMASSFILQNGGLLTYNSDFPVWVTGTHPFQPFSGVFGLAFSLLLAVILYPRQPLVREETERTTGE; this comes from the exons ATGGGTGTTGGCTGGGGATACGGTGCAAACATGTTGACAAAATACTTGGCAGAAGTCAGAGAAGGAACACCTCTTACAGCTGTCACGTGCATCGACAATCCTTTTGACTTGGAGGAGGCCACAAGGTCCTCTCCTCATCACATTGCTTTGGATCAAAAGCTCACTAATGGATTGATAGATATCCTGCGATCTAACAAG GAATTATTTCAAGGCCGAGCAAAAGGCTTTGATATGGAAAAGGCTCTATTGGCAAAATCCGTTCGTGATTTTGAAGAAGCAATATCTATGGTATCTTATGGTTTTAAGGCTATTGAAGACTTCTATGCAAAATCTAGCACTCAAAGTGTGGTTGGAAATCTGAAGATTCCTGTTCTTTTTATACAG AACGATAATGGAACACTGCCACCTTTTTCTATCCCACGCAGTTTGATAGCTGAAAATCCATATACTAGCCTTCTCTTTTGTTCCTGTCCTCCATCTACTATTATTGCAAGTGGTAGAGCTGCTGAATATTGGTGCCAGCATCTTACCATTGAG TGGCTTATAGCTGTGGAGCTTGGACTTTTGAAGGGTCATCATCCACTTCTAAAAGATGTAGATGTTACCATCAACCCTTCAGAAGGCTTAGCTCTTGTGGAAGCTAGAGCAACTAATAAGGATGTTAAAGTTAATAAGCTCTTAGATTATAGTCGGACAAACGGTTTGAACATCTATTCTGTCAATGATATAAATGAGGTGCCAGAAAAAAGTAATGATAATGATTGCATCCATCAAAGTTCCAGAAGAGAGTCACAAATAGAGCTTGGCAAAGAGGAATTGCAAGAAATGGACAACGGTGCATTGCAGCAGACTGGTCCAGTTGATGCAGAACTGgtcaaagaggaggaagccaatcCAATAGATAGTGAAAGGAGCCAAGTATTACAGTCTACGCAAGTGGTTATAAATATGCTTGATGTAACTATGCCTGGCACATTGacagaagaagagaagaaaaag GTCTTAACTGCTGTTGGTAAAGGAGAGACACTTATGAAAGCTCTGCAAGATGCCATGCCTGAAGATGTGCGTGGAAATCTTTTGGCTGCAGTATCTGGGTTTTTGCATGCTGAGGGCACAAACTTAAAATTAGATGGACTTCTGGGTATTGGTAAGATACCTAGGGTAACATCAGAGTTTAAGTCAAAGATCCAAGAGGTCAGAGGAATATCAAGTGCTGAAGGGTTGTATAAAGATCCTCACAGAGCAGATCAGGTGAAAAGGGTTGACAATTTGGCAGAGGGCTCTGACAATGTGCAACCCGACATGGCCAAGTCTGATGGTGGATTGCCTTTAGAAAAATTGCAAAAATCTGATGATGTAGGCCAATCTCAGTCAATGAATGGTCTACCAGTTGACATTTCTAGCTCAGTCAGGAAGAACACTAGTGAGTTTGGAAATAATCATGAAAATGATGGGatcattaaagaaaaagttGTTCCATATCCTAACATTGGTGAAAATGAATCAGAAACAAGTGCTAATTCTAGCAATACCAGCCAACCTGAAAAGACTGTAGGTTCCGAGGAATATGAGGACAAAGTGGAACAGGATGATAGAGTATCCCTGGTAGAAACAAAATGTGAGGATAGTACCCAGAAAATTGTAGAAAAAGCTCTCGATCCTAACTCTGATCATAATAAGACAACATCTGCCAATGttacagaggaggcagtttcaCCTCTGGGATCCTCTTCAGAAGCTCAATCAATGGAGAAGGAAGGAAATGATAATcagaagagagaaaataaaattttgcagCCTGCAACTGATCTTAATCCTGCCACCTTCAGTGTTTCTCAAGCACTAGATGCGTTGACAGGAATGGATGATTCCACCCAAATGGCTGTTAATAATGTTTTCGGTGTAATAGAAAATATGATTACTCAGTTggaagagaaaaatgatgatgaaaatgatatCAAGGAGAAAACTGAGGTTAAGGATGAGAAAATTGATAATTCTTCTGAGAAACAAAGAATTGGAAGTCATGAAAGATCAAAATCAAAAGGCACTGGGAACGATAAGGGTTTACAGTCTCCTGCATCATCTGATCCTTCTGCACATGATAGTCATGAGAGTGGTATGGACATTCAGCATGAAGCAAGAACTGAGAGGCTGGAGAGTGAACACAATCAAAATCCCATTTTATGTGATAGCAGTGGTCCTAATAATTCTCACAGAAAAAAGATAACTAAAAGTTTAGATGTGGAGAAAAAGAGGGAATTAGTTGGGAGCAAACTTTTGTCTGACCATTCAGATGAACTAAATGAAAATAACTTCCCATTATACAATCCTCTGAATCTTTATGGGGATTCAATACAAAATGAATACTTAAGCAGGTATCCTATGTCAAAATTGCCAAATGCCAAATCATTGGATCTAGATACAACTACTGCTCTATTGCTTGACTACTTTCCAGAAGAAGGTCAATGGAAGCTCTTGGAGCAAGCTGGAAATTTCGGAGATTCTATTGGTGATTTTAGGACCTGTGTGGATGGCAACATAGAAGTGCACACCCACTCATTTGAAGAGGTAGATGACGCAGATAAATTTATTGAACCAGcatatttaatattagataCAGATAAACAGCAAGAACCCATGAGAGGAAACAAAATGAAGGATCATATGAATGAAAATGTTGAAAGTACTGGGGTTGCATTGACAGAGTTGATGCGTTTggtgaaaaatattatgttCAATTCTTTGAAGGTCGAAGTTGAACGTAAACTAAGTCCATTTGATAGGAAAGAAATGGAATCAAAAGTTGCTACAGATATAAAATATGTGGCTAATGCTGTCTCTTTGGCTGTTGGGAGTGACAGCAAACATATATGGTATTTGGATGATAAACACTACACTATTGACGATACTTCAAAAAAATTTGGCACACTTCAAGGTGAAAATATAATCAGAGCCATTACCTCTGCTGTCCAGAGCACAAGTTATCTGAGAAAAGTACTTCCAGTTGGTGTTATTGTAGGCTCTAGTTTAGCTGCTTTgcgaaaatattttaatgtgtCTACTGAGAATGATAATAGTCAAAAAGAACCAAAGATCTATTATCTAAACAGGAAATCTGGAGGGAGAAAAGAGGACAAGGCCAGGGTAACAGAGATTTGTCAGATGCCTTTTGACAAAAATACTATTTCAAATGGTTCAGTAAATAGAGAAGTGATACggaatgaattgaaaaacttaaacaatgGAGGTGTCATGGTCGGTGCTGTTACTGCTGCCCTGGGAGCATCTGCACTACTTCTAAAGCAATCG GATTTGCACGAAGACAAGGGAATTTCTGAAAATATGTCCAAGCCCTTAAATGAGAAAGAAATTCATCAAAAAGAACCTGCAAAACTTGAGGGGGCAATGACTGAAAAAAACCGGAATAGCATAGTGACAAGCCTCGCTGAGAAAGCCATGTCAGTTGCTGGTCCAGTAGTACCAACAAACGAAGATGGTGAAGTCGATCAAGAAAG ATTGGTCACAATGTTGGCCGATTTAGGACAAAGGGGTGGCATGTTGAAGCTAGTAGGCAAAATTGCTTTGCTTTGGGCTGGTCTACGTGGTGCAATGAGTCTGACTGATAGGCTTATCTTGTTTCTGCGTATAGCTGATCGCCCATTGTTCCAAAG AATTCTTGGGTTTGTTGGCATGGTGTTTGTTCTATGGTCCCCTGTCGTTGTTCCACTGCTGCCAACTCTTGTGCAGAGTTGGACAACAAATAATCCATCCAGAATTGCAGAGCTTGCTTGCATCATTGGTCTTTATACTGCTGTTATGATACTGGTTGTGCTATGGGGCAGAAGAATACGTGGATATGAAAATCCACTAGAGCGATATGGGCTTGATATGACATCGTTATCCAAG GTCCAAAATTTTTTGAAGGGGATTATTGCAGGTCTCATCCTTGTGTTATTACTACAGTCAGTGAAGGCTTTACTTGGTTGTGCGAGTTTCTCTTGGCCATCAAGTATTCCATCACCTTTAAATGGTGCAACATGGCTCAGAGTGTGTGGGAAATCCTTTATGCTGGCATGCCGTGGTATCATAACAGCAACTGCCATTGTGCTAGTTGAAGAATTGCTTTTCAGGTCATGGTTGCCTGAAGAAATTGCCGCAGATCTTGGTTATCATCGTGGAATTATAATCTCGGGACTTGCATTTTCTCTATTTCAGAG GTCTCCAGAGGCAATCCCAGGACTATGGCTATTTTCTTTGGCTCTAGCAGGTGTTCATCAAAGAAGTCAAGGCAGCCTTTCTGTTCCAATTGGTTTGCGTGCTGGGATTATGGCCTCAAGTTTCATTTTACAAAATGGTGGCCTCCTAACTTACAATTCGGATTTCCCTGTTTGGGTAACTGGAACTCACCCATTCCAACCGTTCAGTGGAGTATTTGGTCTTGCATTCTCTTTATTATTGGCAGTTATTCTGTATCCAAGACAGCCTCTGGTAAGGGAAGAAACTGAAAGGACAACTGGGGAGTGA